One genomic window of Nitrosomonas sp. Is35 includes the following:
- a CDS encoding EAL domain-containing protein, whose product MGNAKQTKSQLLEELQQLHSELAAVELMTEKRTHELYVSEERFSLAMRGANDGLWDWNLETDEVYYSPRWKSMLGYAENELANQISTWENLVHPDDKIVVLERVQDYFDGRKDSFEVEMRMRHKDGHEVFVLSRAFLVTRASDSKPLRLIGTHVDITERKKAETFDNQYAEILEMIAIGCPAPDIYNAIALMYEARHPGMRCSMLELSGNKLLHGGAPSLPQAYCEAVHGLENGPSVGSCGTSTFTGQRVLVENIETDPKWAEIKHYALPHGMRCCWSEPIKSSSGKVLGAFGMYYNHPALPDEKELKDLISAARLTGIVMERDQAQKRIRALAYTDELTGLASRASFMQHMEEITKSSSRHGRRFGLLYIDLDNFKYINDSLGHDAGDLLLKTIAARLINTCRDIDFIARLGGDEFCILIEEVEADYAANVAKRCLEAISQPIGIYSRKIAPACSIGIAYYPDDGANLSALLKAGDISLYTAKENGKNQYAFYKAELTHKAEYRFQIEQNLREAIEKQQLSLVYQPQINIKNGEIFGVEALSRWYHPQLGQVPPNDFIVIAERIGMIKPLTEWVMRTACSQLVAWKQEGFRTLRMAVNISPSLFLDKGFVLLVKRIIDEVGIAPAELELEVTEGIVQTDPRNLTIFQDLKDLGVLLSIDDFGTGYSSFASLKHLKADYLKIDKYFVDDMLTDQKTLTLVSSMIEMGQKLGYGIIAEGVETSEQLDILKRLGCEMVQGYLFSKPAAAASISEFLNSQAHKAILAQGRLDETA is encoded by the coding sequence ATGGGTAATGCCAAGCAAACCAAGTCTCAGCTATTGGAAGAACTGCAACAGTTGCATTCCGAATTGGCTGCCGTCGAGTTGATGACCGAAAAACGTACCCATGAGCTTTATGTCAGTGAGGAGCGGTTTTCGTTGGCGATGCGCGGTGCAAACGATGGACTGTGGGATTGGAATCTGGAAACGGATGAAGTGTATTACTCGCCGCGCTGGAAAAGCATGCTGGGTTATGCGGAGAATGAGCTGGCGAATCAAATCAGCACCTGGGAGAACCTGGTTCATCCCGATGACAAAATCGTCGTGCTGGAGAGAGTGCAGGATTACTTCGATGGCCGCAAGGATTCGTTTGAAGTCGAAATGCGCATGCGCCATAAAGATGGCCACGAAGTTTTTGTGCTATCGCGCGCATTTCTGGTCACGCGCGCGTCGGACAGTAAGCCGTTACGTCTCATTGGCACGCATGTCGATATCACCGAACGCAAAAAAGCCGAAACCTTTGACAATCAATACGCCGAAATACTGGAGATGATTGCGATAGGGTGTCCCGCGCCGGATATTTACAATGCTATTGCGCTCATGTACGAAGCCCGCCACCCCGGCATGCGCTGCTCGATGCTCGAATTGAGCGGTAATAAACTGCTGCACGGTGGCGCGCCCAGTTTGCCGCAAGCTTATTGCGAAGCCGTGCACGGCCTGGAAAACGGGCCCAGTGTCGGTTCCTGCGGGACATCCACTTTTACCGGGCAGCGGGTGCTGGTGGAAAACATCGAAACCGATCCGAAGTGGGCGGAAATCAAACACTATGCGTTACCGCACGGCATGCGGTGTTGCTGGTCCGAGCCGATCAAAAGCTCCAGCGGAAAAGTTTTGGGCGCATTCGGCATGTACTACAATCACCCCGCACTGCCGGACGAGAAAGAGTTAAAAGATCTGATATCCGCTGCCCGGCTGACGGGGATCGTCATGGAACGGGATCAAGCGCAAAAACGCATCCGCGCGCTGGCATATACCGACGAGCTGACCGGACTCGCCAGCCGCGCCTCATTCATGCAACACATGGAAGAAATCACCAAATCATCCAGCCGGCACGGCCGCCGCTTCGGGTTGCTGTACATTGATCTGGATAACTTCAAATACATTAACGATAGTCTGGGACATGACGCCGGTGATTTGTTGCTCAAAACCATTGCAGCGCGATTGATCAATACCTGCCGCGACATTGACTTCATTGCCCGGCTGGGCGGCGATGAGTTCTGTATCCTCATTGAAGAAGTCGAAGCGGATTACGCCGCCAATGTGGCAAAACGCTGTCTTGAAGCCATATCTCAACCGATCGGGATTTATTCCAGAAAAATCGCCCCAGCTTGCAGTATCGGCATCGCCTATTATCCCGATGATGGCGCAAATCTTTCCGCTTTGTTGAAGGCGGGCGATATCTCGCTGTACACCGCCAAGGAAAATGGAAAAAATCAGTATGCATTTTATAAAGCCGAGCTGACTCACAAGGCCGAGTATCGTTTTCAAATCGAGCAAAACCTGCGGGAAGCCATCGAAAAACAGCAACTGTCCCTGGTGTATCAACCGCAAATCAATATCAAGAACGGGGAAATTTTTGGTGTTGAAGCGCTATCGCGGTGGTATCACCCGCAATTGGGGCAAGTTCCGCCCAACGATTTTATCGTCATCGCCGAAAGAATCGGCATGATCAAACCGCTCACTGAATGGGTGATGCGCACCGCGTGCAGCCAACTGGTAGCTTGGAAACAAGAGGGTTTTCGCACGCTTCGCATGGCCGTCAATATTTCCCCCAGTCTTTTTCTGGACAAAGGATTTGTGTTGCTGGTTAAACGTATCATCGATGAGGTCGGTATTGCACCAGCCGAATTGGAACTCGAAGTCACGGAAGGCATCGTGCAAACCGATCCGCGCAATCTCACCATTTTTCAGGACTTGAAAGACCTGGGCGTGTTACTATCGATCGACGATTTCGGCACCGGTTATTCCTCTTTCGCATCGCTTAAACACCTGAAGGCGGATTACCTGAAAATCGACAAATACTTTGTTGACGACATGCTGACCGACCAGAAAACCCTTACGCTGGTCAGCTCCATGATAGAAATGGGACAAAAACTCGGCTACGGCATCATTGCCGAAGGCGTGGAAACGTCAGAACAACTGGATATTCTCAAGCGCCTTGGCTGTGAAATGGTGCAAGGCTATCTGTTCAGTAAACCCGCCGCTGCCGCCAGCATTTCAGAATTTCTGAACAGCCAGGCACACAAAGCGATTCTTGCTCAAGGCCGGTTGGATGAGACTGCGTAG
- a CDS encoding acetyl-CoA carboxylase biotin carboxylase subunit — translation MLRKIFIANRGEIAVRIIRACAEMGIRSVAIYSEADRFALHVKKADESYCIGSEPMACYLNIHALVDLALATGCDAIHPGYGFLSENAQFARACKERGLIFIGPEPDVIHRMGDKTEARKAMIAAGIPVTPGSDGNLHSVDEALKVAGQIGYPVMLKATSGGGGRGIRRCDNAEELKRNYVRVISEATKAFGSADVFLEKCIVNPKHIEVQVLADHHGNVIHLYERDCSIQRRNQKLIEIAPSPQLDEAQRQYIGGLAVIAAKSVGYTNAGTVEFLLDDSGRFYFMEMNTRVQVEHTITETITGVDIVEEQIRVAAGFPLRFKQEEIVRRGYAIQFRINAEDPKNNFLPSFGRISRYYAPGGPGVRTDTAIYTGYEIPPFYDSMVAKVIVSALTWEDVIKRGQRTLRDMGVFGIKTTIPYYLRILKHPQFRSGKFNTGFVEQNPNLIQYSDKPRPEVLASVIAAVVASHTGL, via the coding sequence ATGTTACGTAAAATCTTCATTGCCAATCGCGGCGAGATTGCGGTGCGCATCATTCGAGCGTGTGCCGAGATGGGCATCCGCTCGGTGGCGATTTATTCGGAAGCGGATCGTTTCGCGCTGCATGTCAAGAAAGCGGATGAGTCGTATTGCATCGGCAGCGAGCCAATGGCGTGTTATCTGAACATTCACGCGCTGGTCGATCTGGCGCTGGCAACCGGCTGCGATGCGATACATCCGGGTTATGGGTTTCTATCCGAAAACGCGCAATTCGCGCGCGCCTGTAAGGAGCGCGGACTGATTTTCATCGGCCCCGAACCGGATGTGATTCATCGCATGGGCGATAAAACCGAAGCCCGCAAGGCGATGATCGCCGCCGGTATTCCGGTAACACCGGGATCGGATGGTAATTTGCACTCGGTCGACGAAGCGCTCAAAGTTGCCGGACAGATCGGTTATCCGGTCATGCTGAAAGCGACATCCGGCGGTGGCGGGCGCGGTATCCGCCGCTGTGATAATGCCGAGGAATTAAAACGCAATTATGTGCGGGTGATTTCCGAAGCGACCAAAGCATTTGGCAGCGCCGATGTGTTTCTGGAAAAATGCATCGTCAATCCGAAACATATCGAAGTGCAAGTGCTGGCCGATCATCACGGCAATGTCATCCATCTTTACGAGCGCGATTGTTCGATTCAGCGCCGCAATCAAAAGCTCATTGAAATCGCGCCGTCGCCGCAATTGGACGAAGCGCAACGTCAGTATATCGGCGGCCTGGCGGTGATTGCCGCGAAATCGGTCGGTTACACCAACGCGGGCACGGTGGAGTTTCTGCTGGATGACAGCGGGCGTTTTTATTTTATGGAAATGAATACCCGCGTGCAGGTCGAGCACACCATTACCGAAACCATCACCGGCGTCGACATCGTCGAAGAACAAATCCGGGTGGCGGCGGGCTTTCCGTTGCGCTTCAAGCAAGAAGAAATTGTCCGGCGCGGCTATGCGATCCAGTTCCGCATCAACGCCGAAGATCCTAAAAATAACTTCCTGCCCAGTTTCGGCCGCATTTCCCGTTATTACGCGCCGGGCGGCCCGGGCGTGCGCACCGATACGGCCATTTACACCGGTTATGAGATCCCGCCCTTTTACGATTCCATGGTCGCAAAGGTCATCGTCAGCGCGCTGACCTGGGAAGATGTGATCAAGCGCGGACAACGCACTTTACGCGATATGGGAGTGTTCGGCATCAAAACGACGATTCCCTATTATTTGCGGATTCTGAAACACCCACAATTCCGCAGCGGCAAATTCAATACCGGTTTCGTCGAACAAAATCCGAATCTCATCCAATATTCCGACAAACCCCGGCCGGAAGTGCTGGCCAGCGTGATCGCCGCGGTCGTGGCCTCGCATACCGGTCTGTAA
- a CDS encoding bifunctional metallophosphatase/5'-nucleotidase: MKNPFAVLLSIVFVFALTACATAPTAPAGDDRIHVTILHFNDIYEITPVSGGKEGGIARVATLRKQLLARNPNTITTLGGDLFSPSAIGTAQYEGDRLAGRQMVDVLNHFALDYATFGNHEFDVKESQFNQRMKEAKFTWVSSNVFAADGQPYAGVKQNLVIPIADKKSGKTFRIGMFGLTLAANNPGYVRYSDPIAATAEQIKQLNGQTDFMIALTHQAIDDDIELLQKFPQIGLLLGGHEHVNYQNWRGNFTPLLKGDANVRSVYVVDLYFDPQTGKTEVKPTFVPINGTLAEDPAVKTVVDKWMNIAFDAFRQQGFEPEAVVTTTTEALDGLESNVRTRKTNLTELIAQSLLRPYPEAELSLYNSGSIRIDDVLPAGQITVYDVIRVLPFGGKVQLAAIKGSLLLKALNQGIANAGAGGFLQSANTQQVNGAWKINGKPLDTKKIYKLAINDFLASGKDRGLDYLKPGSPDFVIVNPGDNYDIRQVVIDQLKNN; this comes from the coding sequence ATGAAAAATCCATTCGCCGTTTTACTTTCGATCGTTTTTGTTTTCGCACTGACTGCCTGCGCCACAGCGCCCACCGCACCCGCCGGTGATGACCGCATTCACGTGACCATTCTGCACTTTAACGATATTTACGAAATCACCCCGGTCAGCGGCGGTAAGGAAGGCGGCATTGCACGGGTCGCCACCTTGCGCAAGCAATTGCTGGCGCGCAACCCCAATACCATCACCACACTCGGCGGCGATCTGTTCAGCCCATCCGCAATCGGCACCGCCCAGTATGAAGGCGACCGGCTGGCCGGACGGCAGATGGTCGATGTGCTGAATCACTTTGCACTCGACTATGCCACCTTCGGCAACCATGAATTCGATGTCAAAGAAAGTCAATTCAACCAGCGCATGAAAGAAGCGAAATTCACCTGGGTATCGAGCAATGTTTTTGCCGCTGATGGTCAGCCTTATGCCGGCGTCAAACAGAATCTGGTGATTCCCATTGCGGATAAAAAAAGCGGAAAAACCTTCAGAATCGGTATGTTTGGCTTAACACTGGCCGCAAACAACCCCGGCTACGTGCGCTACTCCGACCCCATCGCAGCCACCGCCGAGCAAATCAAACAACTCAATGGGCAAACCGATTTCATGATCGCCCTGACGCATCAAGCCATTGATGACGACATCGAACTGCTGCAAAAATTTCCGCAAATCGGCCTACTGCTGGGCGGGCATGAACATGTCAACTATCAAAACTGGCGCGGCAATTTCACTCCCTTGCTGAAAGGCGACGCCAATGTACGCTCGGTGTACGTAGTCGATCTTTATTTCGATCCGCAAACCGGCAAAACCGAAGTCAAACCCACGTTTGTGCCGATCAACGGCACTCTGGCCGAAGATCCCGCCGTCAAAACCGTGGTCGACAAATGGATGAACATCGCTTTCGATGCCTTCCGGCAGCAAGGATTTGAACCCGAAGCCGTGGTCACGACCACCACGGAAGCATTGGACGGGCTCGAATCGAATGTGCGCACCCGCAAAACCAACCTGACCGAACTGATCGCCCAAAGCCTGCTGCGCCCCTACCCGGAAGCCGAACTCTCGCTCTACAACAGCGGTTCGATCCGCATCGACGATGTGCTGCCCGCAGGTCAAATCACCGTCTATGATGTTATACGGGTACTGCCGTTCGGCGGCAAAGTGCAACTGGCCGCGATCAAAGGCAGTTTGCTGTTAAAGGCGCTGAATCAAGGGATAGCAAATGCCGGTGCAGGCGGCTTTCTGCAATCCGCGAACACGCAACAGGTCAACGGCGCCTGGAAAATTAACGGCAAACCACTGGATACCAAAAAAATTTACAAACTCGCGATCAACGACTTTCTCGCTTCCGGCAAAGATCGCGGTTTGGATTATCTGAAACCGGGCAGCCCAGATTTTGTCATTGTTAATCCAGGAGATAATTATGATATCCGCCAAGTGGTGATTGATCAGCTGAAGAATAATTGA
- a CDS encoding porin, protein MNYHMNTISTVLGIVLSAIITLDQAHANSLPELYKRSGLQIGGWINGGATYNANNPSDGFNGAVTFADRANRFQLNQLNLFIERSVETDASNWSLGGRFDFLFGTDAIYTQAFGISAFDENTGEPSERGNWDLNLCCKSTRTYGIALPQAYLETHVPVGNGLNIKAGHFYTPLGYESVPAPDNFFYTRAYILNSGEPFTHTGFLGTYNIDKNWTIQGAATTGSATGGWDGGFDKQLDNWGGLANLTWNSDDKRTSMALGGTYGQTAVNQPWMMYSVVLQHWLTPRMHGVLQHTHGWAADISLPGGISNAAWYSINTHLTYDLQKNLSIGIRAERFHDRNGWRVFSPYRILSAMNNKGVSYAGNIPFASAPADYYAVTLGMNWKPAMHWNKGWKPVRNLNIRKNIRYDRVDGINTAFHPFDGKKDQFLFSLDAMIPF, encoded by the coding sequence ATGAATTACCACATGAACACGATCAGCACAGTACTCGGAATAGTTTTATCGGCAATCATCACGCTTGACCAAGCTCATGCCAACAGCTTACCGGAACTCTATAAACGCAGCGGCTTGCAAATTGGCGGCTGGATCAATGGCGGCGCAACCTACAATGCTAATAATCCGTCGGATGGTTTCAACGGCGCGGTTACCTTCGCCGATCGCGCCAACCGGTTTCAATTGAATCAGCTAAATCTCTTTATCGAACGCAGCGTCGAAACGGATGCTTCCAATTGGAGTCTTGGCGGGCGCTTCGATTTCCTGTTCGGAACCGATGCCATTTACACTCAGGCCTTCGGTATTTCCGCGTTCGACGAAAATACCGGCGAACCATCGGAGCGAGGCAACTGGGATTTGAATCTCTGCTGCAAGTCGACGCGCACCTATGGCATCGCGCTGCCGCAAGCTTATTTGGAAACGCACGTACCGGTCGGCAACGGCCTGAACATCAAGGCGGGACATTTTTATACGCCGCTGGGTTATGAAAGCGTTCCCGCGCCTGACAATTTTTTTTACACCCGCGCATATATCCTGAACAGCGGCGAGCCGTTCACGCACACCGGTTTTCTAGGCACTTATAACATTGATAAAAACTGGACCATCCAGGGCGCGGCGACCACCGGCAGCGCCACTGGCGGATGGGACGGCGGCTTTGACAAACAGCTCGACAACTGGGGCGGATTGGCCAATCTAACATGGAATAGCGACGATAAAAGAACCAGTATGGCGTTGGGCGGCACCTATGGCCAAACGGCGGTGAATCAACCATGGATGATGTACAGCGTGGTGCTGCAACATTGGCTCACTCCCAGGATGCACGGCGTATTACAGCATACGCATGGCTGGGCGGCCGATATCAGCCTGCCCGGAGGAATCAGCAACGCTGCTTGGTATAGCATTAATACCCACCTGACTTACGATCTGCAAAAAAACCTGTCGATCGGCATTCGCGCCGAACGGTTTCACGACCGCAATGGCTGGCGGGTGTTTTCCCCTTATCGTATTCTGTCGGCAATGAACAATAAGGGCGTCAGCTATGCCGGGAATATTCCTTTCGCCAGCGCGCCTGCGGATTATTACGCCGTTACCCTGGGTATGAACTGGAAACCGGCGATGCACTGGAACAAAGGCTGGAAGCCGGTGCGCAATCTCAATATCCGCAAGAATATCCGCTACGACCGGGTAGATGGCATCAACACGGCTTTCCACCCGTTCGACGGCAAAAAGGATCAGTTTTTATTCTCGCTGGATGCGATGATTCCTTTTTAA
- a CDS encoding ABC-three component system protein, which produces MKEIKPKVPSIAPSSMHVHFGIPIPKPIRVKNFSPDEWENFIEEWATSLESAYAKVRRFGGAGDCGVDIAGFCTNRGFEGAWDNYQCKRYAHTLRPSDIWVELGKIIYYSHIGEYTPPRKHYFVASLGVGTTLEKLLNKPAELRERFKENWNGYCKSEITTTKQLELNGELLSYIDDFDFTIFTSKSHVELIDAHSHTGFHAVRFGGGLPARPNPAIPPTFPTISESRYIRQLLDAYGDHLGAPLRDISALATHGALERDFQRQRERFYHAEALRNFARDTVPEGTFNDLQDEIYHGVIDVTDSKHPNGYERMKATVAQASTVALTANPLASVTKSQDRQGICHQLANEDRLKWVTDDE; this is translated from the coding sequence ATGAAAGAAATTAAACCAAAAGTGCCTTCAATAGCACCTTCGTCTATGCATGTGCATTTTGGTATCCCCATTCCGAAACCAATTCGTGTCAAAAACTTCAGCCCTGATGAATGGGAAAACTTTATCGAAGAATGGGCTACTAGCCTTGAGAGCGCGTATGCCAAAGTTCGCCGTTTCGGCGGAGCGGGGGATTGTGGTGTCGATATCGCCGGATTTTGCACCAATAGAGGTTTTGAAGGTGCGTGGGATAACTACCAATGTAAGCGCTATGCACACACATTGCGGCCAAGTGACATTTGGGTTGAGCTGGGTAAAATTATTTACTACTCTCACATCGGTGAATATACACCACCTCGAAAGCATTATTTTGTGGCATCCCTTGGTGTCGGAACGACGTTGGAAAAACTTCTAAATAAGCCAGCTGAACTTCGCGAAAGATTTAAGGAAAATTGGAATGGATACTGTAAAAGCGAGATTACGACAACTAAACAACTTGAACTCAATGGAGAACTTCTATCCTATATCGACGACTTTGATTTTACGATCTTCACATCAAAATCACACGTTGAGCTAATTGATGCACATAGCCATACAGGTTTTCATGCGGTCCGGTTTGGGGGAGGTCTACCTGCACGCCCCAATCCGGCAATACCTCCCACCTTCCCTACTATCTCCGAAAGTCGATATATCCGACAACTCCTTGATGCCTACGGAGATCATTTAGGAGCACCACTCCGCGATATAAGCGCATTGGCGACCCACGGCGCATTAGAAAGAGATTTCCAGAGACAACGCGAACGTTTCTATCATGCTGAAGCACTGAGAAACTTTGCCAGAGACACAGTTCCTGAAGGAACATTCAATGACCTTCAGGATGAGATCTATCATGGTGTGATTGATGTTACGGATTCAAAGCATCCCAACGGGTACGAGAGGATGAAGGCGACTGTGGCGCAAGCATCAACAGTTGCTTTGACCGCAAATCCACTTGCGTCAGTAACAAAGTCGCAGGATCGCCAGGGTATCTGCCACCAGCTAGCAAATGAAGATCGTCTCAAATGGGTAACGGATGATGAGTAA
- the oadA gene encoding sodium-extruding oxaloacetate decarboxylase subunit alpha: MQKVHITDVILRDAHQSLIATRMRTEDMLPACSMLDSIGYWSLECWGGATFDACLRFLKEDPWERLSKLKAALPNTPLQMLLRGQNLLGYRHYSDDVVRAFVKRAAANGMDVFRIFDALNDVRNLKTAIEAAKESGKHAQGTICYTTSPVHDVKSFVTLAKDLAALGCDSIAIKDMAGLLTPYATSELVKALQDTTDLPIHLHSHATSGLAEMCQLKAIEAGCRHIDTALSSWSGGTSHPPTESLVMALQSTDHDTGLNLQKLQEVNDYFAQIRKKYHRFESEFTGVDTRVHVFQVPGGMISNLANQLQERNALDRISEVYAEIPRVRKDLGYPPLVTPTSQIVGTQAVLNVLTGKRYDTITNEVKRYLQGGYGKAPAPIDAKLQKRAIGKEDIIDCRPADLLKPEFEHLRREIGHLASSDEDVLSYAMFPEVGKQFLELRSTGHLVPEPLEVASAAGNGVQKAPTEFNVALHGESYHVKVTGTSPKNQSLRHFYFMVDGMPEEIVVETLDEIVLDGGTQGAVKSAIASKRRSPANEGDVVVSMPCNILDVLVKIDQKVTAGQPVLITEAMKMETEITAPVSGTVKAVHVIKGESVNPNEVLIEIGVG; this comes from the coding sequence ATGCAAAAAGTTCATATCACCGATGTCATTTTGCGCGACGCGCACCAATCCCTGATCGCCACACGGATGCGTACCGAAGACATGCTACCGGCTTGTTCAATGCTCGACAGCATCGGCTACTGGTCGCTGGAATGCTGGGGCGGCGCGACGTTTGACGCCTGTTTGCGGTTTTTGAAGGAAGACCCTTGGGAACGCTTGAGCAAACTGAAAGCCGCGTTGCCAAATACGCCGCTGCAAATGTTGCTGCGCGGACAGAATCTGCTCGGTTACCGGCATTATTCCGACGATGTGGTGCGCGCGTTCGTCAAACGCGCTGCGGCCAACGGCATGGATGTGTTCCGCATTTTCGACGCGCTGAACGACGTACGCAATCTCAAAACCGCCATCGAAGCCGCCAAGGAATCCGGCAAACACGCGCAAGGCACGATCTGCTACACCACCAGCCCGGTGCACGACGTCAAAAGCTTCGTGACACTGGCCAAGGATCTGGCCGCGCTCGGCTGCGATTCGATTGCGATCAAGGATATGGCCGGTCTGTTGACACCGTATGCGACCAGCGAACTGGTCAAGGCGCTGCAAGATACCACCGATCTGCCGATTCATCTGCATTCCCACGCCACTTCCGGCTTGGCCGAAATGTGTCAGCTGAAAGCGATCGAAGCCGGTTGCCGCCATATCGATACGGCGTTATCGTCGTGGTCGGGCGGCACCAGCCATCCGCCGACCGAAAGCCTGGTGATGGCCTTGCAAAGCACGGATCACGACACCGGATTAAATCTGCAAAAACTGCAAGAAGTGAACGATTATTTCGCGCAAATCCGCAAAAAATACCACCGTTTCGAGAGTGAATTCACCGGCGTCGACACCCGCGTGCACGTGTTTCAGGTGCCCGGCGGTATGATTTCGAATCTGGCCAATCAACTGCAGGAGCGTAACGCGCTGGATCGCATCAGCGAGGTTTACGCGGAAATTCCGCGCGTGCGCAAAGATTTAGGTTACCCGCCGCTGGTCACGCCAACGTCGCAAATCGTCGGCACCCAAGCGGTGCTCAACGTCTTGACCGGCAAGCGCTATGACACCATCACCAACGAAGTGAAGCGTTATCTGCAAGGCGGCTACGGCAAAGCACCGGCGCCGATCGACGCCAAACTGCAAAAACGCGCCATCGGCAAAGAAGACATCATCGACTGCCGCCCCGCCGATCTGCTGAAACCGGAATTCGAGCACCTGCGCCGGGAAATCGGCCATCTGGCATCGAGTGACGAAGACGTGCTGAGTTACGCCATGTTCCCGGAAGTCGGCAAGCAATTCCTGGAACTGCGCTCCACCGGCCACCTCGTGCCGGAACCGCTGGAAGTAGCGTCGGCAGCGGGTAACGGCGTGCAAAAAGCACCGACCGAATTCAACGTCGCGCTGCACGGCGAGTCGTACCACGTCAAAGTCACCGGCACCAGCCCGAAAAATCAGTCGCTGCGGCACTTCTACTTCATGGTCGACGGCATGCCGGAAGAAATCGTCGTCGAAACCCTCGATGAAATCGTACTCGACGGCGGCACCCAAGGCGCCGTCAAAAGCGCCATCGCCAGCAAACGCCGCAGCCCCGCAAATGAAGGCGATGTCGTTGTCAGCATGCCGTGCAATATTCTCGACGTGCTCGTCAAAATCGACCAGAAAGTCACCGCCGGGCAGCCGGTATTGATCACCGAAGCCATGAAAATGGAAACCGAAATCACCGCCCCGGTCAGCGGCACCGTCAAAGCCGTTCACGTGATCAAAGGCGAATCGGTGAATCCGAATGAGGTGTTGATTGAGATTGGGGTGGGGTGA
- a CDS encoding ABC-three component system middle component 2 produces the protein MSNRTRPTPFNSPLETGIRSLAILVAAHPAAFDLERLIEMDYLVVHSSDASGPQSLHAALPMRAGELLVRRGLIEKGLLLMMSRNLIQRIPAEDGFNYIAGDAAAPFLASLTSIYSQKLKERAQWAAERFTDMTTSEIRQVTHRLFENWSTQFQAVDKSRSNH, from the coding sequence ATGAGTAACCGAACACGCCCAACACCATTCAACAGTCCACTGGAAACTGGAATTCGCTCCCTAGCAATTCTGGTAGCTGCACATCCAGCAGCTTTCGATCTGGAAAGACTTATCGAAATGGACTATCTCGTCGTGCATTCAAGTGATGCCAGCGGTCCCCAAAGCCTTCATGCCGCTCTCCCTATGAGAGCAGGAGAATTACTGGTTCGGCGTGGGCTGATTGAGAAAGGTCTTTTATTGATGATGAGTCGGAACCTCATTCAACGGATACCCGCAGAAGATGGTTTCAACTACATCGCTGGAGACGCGGCCGCACCATTTCTCGCTTCGCTTACATCTATTTATTCCCAGAAGCTTAAAGAGCGAGCACAATGGGCGGCCGAACGGTTTACTGATATGACAACATCTGAGATCAGGCAAGTCACGCATCGACTATTTGAAAATTGGTCAACTCAATTTCAGGCCGTTGATAAATCACGGAGTAATCATTGA